The genomic window TCAGATGATTTAGAatgtatatttacttttatgtGAGCATAGGTATTGTAAGACCCAATGTGGTTTCTTAGAAGAAATAAAGTTACACACTAAGTCATTTTTCAGAACCTACTCTGATGGGTATAATGGGATTTAACAGTGACATGGATAATGGATAAATATAATCAGCACATGGCTATATTTTGAACACGCTTTTATTTACACATCTCTCTCTGGGGTGCAATGTATCTGAAACAAAATGGTGAACCCACATTGTAAAGAAGAGGCTGAACAAGGAAGAAGCAAACTAGATACATCATTTGgcctcttcctcattctttcctgGCCCCGGTTTGTTCCTGCTCTTCACTCTTAGAACCCCTGAAGTCTGAGAGTGAAGCTAAGCAGGAACTTAAAAGAATCAACTATAAActtggtttcctttctttcttgtgcTTATGTTCAACCTCTCTCTTGGGTTGGGGAggaaattaaacaattttatttaaacccCTTGTCTGAGTTCCAGGCTGTTTAGGAAAAGACAAATAGGAAATTAAGGAATTAAGAGATTATTTTATAGATGACTCTGCTATACACTATAAGCAAAATAAACTACCACTGGTGACTTGAGAGTTACGTCCCAGGAGTGGAGGTGCCTTGCTTCTTTGTTCTAGGCAATAAACTCCTTGTCATATTTTCTTCCAGCCATAGAAGACGAGTTTGACTTTGCTCTAGGAAAGCAAACTCCAGCATTTCTAAAGAAGTGTGTTTGCTACATTAGGAAAATTGCTAACATTGAGCGTTTCGTGAAAATCCCAGAGATGGGAAAATACATGGATATAACCGGAGCAGAACCAAGGATTATTCGGGACCCAGAAGCCCAAGAGAAGCTGGTAAAACTCAGGGATGAATTTATTCCTACCATCGTTGCATCATCAAATCTGAGAGTGTACACATCTGTTACTCATTGTGACATGAAACTAGGCTActcccaagaaatagaaaatcattaCATAGAAGGACTCGGTAAACAATTTTATGAGGACATGATTGACATAATTCAGGCAACAGTGCAACAGAACTTTGACACGGAAACTGATACACTCTACGACGAAATCCTTCAGCATTCATCATTATGTAAAACATACGCCTCCTTCTATGAGTACAAATGTGAATCTCTAAACATAGTGCATAAATACATTCTTCCAAGCAAAACCGGGCACATCAACCCTCTTATTATATATGGTGGACCATGCACGGGGAAGACCCTTCTGCTCGCTGAAGTAGCAAAGAAGGTAAAAGCCTATCCTTTTATGAGTGTTTCcgtaaaaacttttactttggggAAAAGATCAGTTGGTCAAATTCACTTCCATTTTCTGAGCTTACTATCTGAACTGGTCTTCTGGGAATGGATATTTCAGCATTTCTCTTTTGCTGGACTAACAGTTATGCTGAAAGAACAGGACTCACGGGGTGCCATTCTAGAACAGCTTTATTTTGTCTCTCGCTGTTCACACTCGTGTCGTGGGGCTAGTTCTCATTTGGATGGAAACTAGGGCAGATCTCACaactcttctcttccctctgagcAAAGACAATCACTCTGGACACTAAATCCATCTCAGTTCAGCAATGAGTACGTCCCGTCTAAGATGATAATGAAAACTTCAATCTACATCTCCCCTCTGCCAGCTGAAGTCTACCGCATGCAAGGCACCTCCAGTGGGAAATACGGACATGGCCATCGTCTCCTTTCTTTCACCACACAGCCCTTCTTCCCCCCGTTCCTAACCCTGACCACACTTCTGACTCCTATAGGGTTGTGGTTTAGGGGATGTAGGAAAGGTAGGGTGGCAGGACACTCCTAAATGACCAGTACTGTTCTGACCTGGGCTCCGTACTCTCATCTTGGCAGGTGTTTAAAACTTCCTCCCATTTCTTCTGAGCCCTTTTCATAGTTTCCCAAAGGTCCTTTCCCTCCCAcatccccactccctgcctctctgGTCCTCACTGAACATCTCTCACCTGTGGTTCCCTAGATACAGGCAACTGCACTGTTCTTCCAGCCGGTCACCTCTGTGGCTCCTATACATCCAGAAACACATTTCTAGTATCTCTCTGCCAAGAGCCTCTCCACAACCTAGCAAACTCCCTTAGACAGGAcctgggaaaaacaaaaccaacagaaatCATTGTCAGCTCATGTTAGCCATTGGCCCACATCCGATACCTGGGAAACACTCAGCATTTTTTGACTCTGAGAAACTTCAGTTCCATACAGCAGCTCTCTCATCACTCCTCCATAGGAGCAGCTAGCCAGCCTCAGTCACTCAACCTCCATATTTCTCAGATGTTACCAGACACATATGGCCATGTCTCCCAAGCCCTAGGGGACATCCCGTAAGTGGTGTATTGCAGCCCCTTCCCTAGGCTGGAAGTGAGGGGTGCGCATCTCTCAGCCCTTCCCTTTGGGAGTGTGGTGGTGATAGATACGACCCACGGCATTCTCATCTCCCACTTTTTTCTTGGCCTCTTGAATCTCCTTTTCAGACTGGAGGTGGGTAGTCAGCCAAAGGCAGCAAAACTGGTTTTCACAACTCCCTTTCAAGGTGTGCATGATGGCCCAGAGCTCCAACCTGGAGTGTGCTATCTATTGTCTTCGGACCTCAGTCTAACCTGGATGAAACTAGTCCCTGTTTTAACCTCCTGGTACACTTGATGTCCAAATCTGATAGTTTATATTATCCTGACGTTACCTTGGAATCTCTATATTGTTCTTCCTGTGGTTACTCTCTTAAGAACGGAGCTTTCTTTAACTCTGTGAACATTCTCATGATCCATCACATGCTGCACTGTCTCGGGTAGGTTATCTTGAGGACAAGAGCAGGGACAGTTGTGTTGCACCTTTTGTGGTGATTAGGTTCCAAAGCAAGGTCACAGGTGACAACCAGATATATCAAACTTACTCTTAAAAAGTCCTCAGGAAGGTCCATTTACCATTTCTTAATCTGCCAAGCCCAGGTGCTGGTTTCTTCTTGTGTTAGGACACGCAGCTCTCGCTTTAACTGAACACCTGATGAAATGGCAGGCTTACATCTAGGAGCCACACTGcatcaaataaatgtatgtgtgtgcgtgtgcgtgtgcgtgtacgtgtgtgtgtctgtctgtctttgaaCACTGCTTTGTATGTGTATCCTCAAACTTTACAATTTTTCCAAGTTAACAAGATAGTAACGTTACAAGCAGCCCATGGGAACTGAAATCAAATGAGAAGACATCCATGTGTTGATTTCACACTCACTCTGAGGCCTCTTCCTTGTGGAGGAGGTAGAAGGACAGTGTGCATGTGATGCAGCCCCACGTGTCTAGCACGGGAGGCAGTCACGTGACGTGTGCTGATCTGCCTGTACACAGAAGCGATCCCTGTGGGCAGAACGTGGTGACAGTTAATCAACTTGAAAAATGGCTTTCTGAGTTCTTGCTGTTCTGGATATGAGCCATGCCTATTTCTAGGTCCCTTGTCTCTGCTCTGCTTGCCTCTCTCCTGGGGAACTtctaccccctgcccccatctcctccTACTTGCCGCCACTTCCACCAACAACACCCTGTCCTCTTGTGACCTCATGTCCTGTGTGAGGATGGAGACAGGCATCTCGTGTTCATCTCTAGGTTATCTCCCATGCAGCCGACATTTCCTTGGACATGAGCTAATGATGGCAGGGCCATTCTTTATAGACATCACACATCCCACCACACGTgattgggaggagggaggacaatGCAAATAATCATCATAAGCCATCCAAGTAGGGACAAATTGTGTTCTCTTTCTGATTTGCCAGCAAAAGATGCTGTAAAGTGGCAGGGTATTACCGTCCTCCAAGTCAGCAGCAAAAGCTGGGGCTGATCACCAACCACGAGTTGCTTATTTTCCTTAACAGCTCGTTCTGAAACTGACATCCCTGAATCTTTTCTGAACATATTCTAACTTCAACCTGAACTATTTCTGAAGGAACCAAGTTTCATAAACTAACTTTCTAATGTATTAAATAACATGTGCTTTCCTAAGGAGCATCCTTGGTGAATTCCAAGCGTTACTGAAAGATGTTGTCTCCCTAAAAATACGTTTTGGAGTGTTTTATACTTTGATCATATCCCTTTTTGTCCTTGCAATTCCAGACAGAAAGATACTAAACTTATCAGCCCCCTCTTcgtatattttctctctttaactcTACaattaaaagggagaaagagagggagagagaatgggaaaGAGAGGGCCTTATGTGATCTCAATTAAGGGACATATTTGATTGATATACTGTGTAGATCATTACTTaatcttttcattaaataaatacttactaagcacctaccatgtgccaacAACTGTGCCAggaaatgaaaattcagtaatGAAAAACTAACCATATTAGATATTCAGATTTACAGTTTGTGAAATGCTTTGTGACTTTTAGAACACCAGCTAAATGCTGCCTTATGACTGACTAGTACTGTCATCACCGCTCTATTGCCTTCAGTAGAGTGGCCCTGAGGGTCTCACCTATGAGCTTTGCAACAGCTCTTCGACCATCTCAGGTTTTCCCATTTCCCGGTTCTAGGCTACTTTCTGCACGGTCAGGGTTACCAGAAGTCCGATCTGTGCCGACAGGAGGCGTTGCTGCATGTGACCGTGTGACTCTCTGTCACCATTCTAAACTTGGCCTTTATTTTTTAGGCTTATGGCTGGCTACATGAAGACACAGGACCAGAATCGGACCCAGTCGTAGTCGTGCGATTTCTAGGAACCACAGACATGAGTACTGATCTCAGGACTCTTCTTGTAAGTGTTTGTGAACAGTTGGCAGTTAACTACCGGTGCCTGGTTCAGAGCTACCCTAAGAAGATCCATGACCTCCGTGACTTATTTATCAACCTTCTGAATGAGTCTTCGCTGCAGAGGCCTCTCGTGGTGATATTTGATGCCCTGGAGCAACTCTCGGACAGCGACGAGGCCAGGAAGCTCTGGTGGCTCCCAGCTCACCTTCCCCGCTTTGTCCGGATCGTCCTCTCCACGCTGCCCAACAAACACGGGATCCTGCAGAAGCTACGGTGCCTTATCCACGCAGAAGACAACTACATCGAGCTGGTTCCACGGGACAGGAAGATGTGCAGCCAGGTGCTCAAACACCAGCTGCTGCGGGTCAAGAGGAAGGTCACGTCGGGCCAGCAGATTTATGTGAACAACGCCTTCTCCAAGTGCACGCTGCCCATGTTTGTGAACCTGACCTTCAGGGAGGTGAGACATTGGCGATCTCACAGAGACGTCGATGAGTCCTCGCTCTGTGTCACCGTCCATGAAAGCATAGAGCAGCTCTTTTGGTCCTTGGAAAAGAAATGTGGGCAGAAACTAGTCTGCCGGGCTCTTGGTTACATCACCATGGCCAAAATGGGTTTGAGTGAAATGGAGCTGGAGGATGTGCTGGCCCTCGACAACACGGTCATGAACGAGCTCAGTGAGTGTGCCAGGCCCAACAATCCTCTGAGAGTACCCTATCTGTACATCGCCAGGCTCAAGGAGGGGCTCAGTGGGTACTTAATTGAGAGACACGTGAAGAATGTCACCCTCCTGGTCTGGGCCAACAGACACCTGCAGCTCATAGCCCAGAAGCGGTATCTGCAGGACGGCGGTGACCTGCGTGAAATGCACACCATCCTGGCAGACTACTTTCTGGGCGTCTGGTCAGGGGGCAGGAGAAAAGCTTTCTGCCTTGAAGACCCCTACTTGAATGGCTGCCTTGACTTGGAGAGCAGAagcctgctggaggaggagaagcacTTCATGGAGCAGGCTTCCTTCGACAGGCAAGCCCCTGACCAGCCCTGGGTTTTCCAGTGTAACCCGTTGGAGCCCGACATCTTTTTCGTCAACCATCGGAAAATGTGTGAGCTCCTGTACCACCTGACGAGGTGCGGGAAGACCGACGACTTGCTCTATGGCATCATCATGAACTTCAGCTGGCTCTACACCATGACCAAGATCGGCCAGTTTGACAAAGTGCTCTCTGACATCGAGCTGGCTTACAACTACTCACAGGAGAAGGAGCTGAAGTTTCTGGCAAGCACCCTCCGCAGCATCAAAACCAAGGTCGTTGCGTTCCCCGGCTCCCTTTCCGCCGAGCTTCAGCAAAGACTGCTGCCTGTCGTAAGTTCCCTGCCTAAACTCAGACACCTTCTTTTAGAATGTGACAAAGACGGCCCCAAATATTGCTCCATTGTGCCATTACATTCATCCATGGACGTGACCTACAGCCCAGAGCGTCTTCCCTTGTCATCTAGTCACCTGCATGTCACCGAGATTCTGCCCACCTCTAACCCCAGTACAGTCCTCACGGCTTTAGAAAATGGTTCCATCAGCACGTGGGACGTGGAAACACGTCAACTACTCAGGCAAATCACGACAGCCCAGTCTGTCATCCTGGGCATGAAACTCACCAGTGACGAAAAGTATCTTGTTGTGGCTACAACAAATAACACCTTGTTGGTTTATGATAATGTAAATTCTTGCCTCCTGTCTGAAGTGGAAATCAAAGGGACCAAACATGGAAGCGGCTCCACCTACATCAATGGATTTACACTGTCCGTTAAACACGCCCTTGCCTGGCTTGAAGCCAGCAAAGACGTCACTGTCATCGACCTGCTCTACGGATGGCCCCTTTACCAGTTCCACTGCTGGTATGAAGTGACCTGTGTCCAGTGCTCGCTGGACGGCGCCTATGCCTTCTGTGGACAGTACCTGAACACCACCACCATATTTCATTTAGGGAGTGGAGAAAAGTTATGTACGGTGACATCTGAATTTTCGGGTGGGTTTGTGAAGTTCCTTCTTATCTTGGACACGGCTCAAGAAATGGTAATGGTAGACAGTGAGGGAAGCCTCTCTGTTTGGAACACTGAGGACATCTCCAACCCCCAGCTGACTGATGACTTTGACTGCCGAAGAGAAGATAGTGAGGTGGTCAGCATTGAACTTTCAGAGGACCAGAGTGCAGTTCTGA from Camelus ferus isolate YT-003-E chromosome 2, BCGSAC_Cfer_1.0, whole genome shotgun sequence includes these protein-coding regions:
- the NWD2 gene encoding NACHT and WD repeat domain-containing protein 2; translation: MWPAGAGIKLPCPRDSALRRAAFSGNLTALPSHLVPAGRSVRVFISANPEDTGAERQALRENVYPKLREFCRENYGLEFQVIDLYWGIDEDEWDSPELQKTRMKLLEDCLKTSAGPCFVGLLGEKYGNIRIPGEVEASEFEMILDAAIEAKLETKLLEEWYCRDENSVPAAYYLRPKSEMLKSNKNAMQPSGNAENEKTWQEISDEIKKIFKAAVKLLHEKGKMKHSQAKRYLFSAIEDEFDFALGKQTPAFLKKCVCYIRKIANIERFVKIPEMGKYMDITGAEPRIIRDPEAQEKLVKLRDEFIPTIVASSNLRVYTSVTHCDMKLGYSQEIENHYIEGLGKQFYEDMIDIIQATVQQNFDTETDTLYDEILQHSSLCKTYASFYEYKCESLNIVHKYILPSKTGHINPLIIYGGPCTGKTLLLAEVAKKAYGWLHEDTGPESDPVVVVRFLGTTDMSTDLRTLLVSVCEQLAVNYRCLVQSYPKKIHDLRDLFINLLNESSLQRPLVVIFDALEQLSDSDEARKLWWLPAHLPRFVRIVLSTLPNKHGILQKLRCLIHAEDNYIELVPRDRKMCSQVLKHQLLRVKRKVTSGQQIYVNNAFSKCTLPMFVNLTFREVRHWRSHRDVDESSLCVTVHESIEQLFWSLEKKCGQKLVCRALGYITMAKMGLSEMELEDVLALDNTVMNELSECARPNNPLRVPYLYIARLKEGLSGYLIERHVKNVTLLVWANRHLQLIAQKRYLQDGGDLREMHTILADYFLGVWSGGRRKAFCLEDPYLNGCLDLESRSLLEEEKHFMEQASFDRQAPDQPWVFQCNPLEPDIFFVNHRKMCELLYHLTRCGKTDDLLYGIIMNFSWLYTMTKIGQFDKVLSDIELAYNYSQEKELKFLASTLRSIKTKVVAFPGSLSAELQQRLLPVVSSLPKLRHLLLECDKDGPKYCSIVPLHSSMDVTYSPERLPLSSSHLHVTEILPTSNPSTVLTALENGSISTWDVETRQLLRQITTAQSVILGMKLTSDEKYLVVATTNNTLLVYDNVNSCLLSEVEIKGTKHGSGSTYINGFTLSVKHALAWLEASKDVTVIDLLYGWPLYQFHCWYEVTCVQCSLDGAYAFCGQYLNTTTIFHLGSGEKLCTVTSEFSGGFVKFLLILDTAQEMVMVDSEGSLSVWNTEDISNPQLTDDFDCRREDSEVVSIELSEDQSAVLICKALSIELLDTGMWKVAEKFRAKHNERFISAVLSKNGDCIIATMENTSAVFFWRRDTGQCMASLQEISGTIVKLVKSSHHNMLLSLSTSGVLSIWDIDIITAMSNIDKTGKPIQSLVLPARGEIIYSLDGSDCVHKWNFSSGFLEAVFKHEGIVEHCVLTSSGDVMVTADDKSSQYVWHTSSGENLFRINGQRISQLLITHNDQFVVSLCEENASRVWRLATGHRVCNILTTLQNAFITSANTFVVGMTKSKVLAVSLWTGSITKKFCCEDGTTIVNFKLIPDCPDIIVFITSAETVNIWSLTEEVICRRVQLPNNFLKNLEDFEISPNGKLGIISRGDENINVLDLHSGKLRVVHASGVIWRQRLSRDGRYLVYICFRNGEEEDENGALSSLIVMRLADGKNIGACSLYKTPTFLALSQRHLNIIVGFDDGSVGIYTVVDRVDAALKIKIATSNSRQIFNSTTQASRPKCHRYCFKVSVDCLWRESTEVFARDSPITVSDSTEPNEATPSRKHNSCYDRVCSALESRGHSYAPDN